The Triticum aestivum cultivar Chinese Spring chromosome 3A, IWGSC CS RefSeq v2.1, whole genome shotgun sequence genome includes a region encoding these proteins:
- the LOC123058471 gene encoding probable methyltransferase TCM_000336, with protein MASSLLHCSDKLPFMDVETILHMKEGLDESSYAQNSSLQKRGMDTLKSLIVNSATDVYISQMPERFTVADLGCSSGPNALCLVEDIIGGVGKVCCRSSQPPPEFSVLLNDLPTNDFNTIFFSLPEFTHRLKSAAKSDEWGRPMVFLSGVPGSFYGRLFPRTSVHFICSCSSLHWLSQVPPGLFDEAKAPINKGKMYISSTSPPAVSVAYRRQFQRDFSLFLKSRAAEVFPGGRMVLAMLGRQSDECVDRRTTFLWELLSESFAALVSQGLVEQDKVDAYNVPFYAPSLQEMEVEVRLEGSFSLDYVQTYEINLSSSGDAKEDGRTVSMAIRAIQESMLSHHFGPDIVDALFHKYTQLVTESMEREEVKSVQIGVVLTRL; from the coding sequence ATGGCTTCCTCTTTGCTCCACTGCTCCGACAAGCTCCCGTTCATGGACGTGGAGACCATCCTCCACATGAAAGAAGGCCTCGACGAGAGCAGCTACGCGCAGAACTCCTCGCTCCAGAAGAGGGGCATGGACACCCTTAAGAGCCTCATCGTCAACTCGGCGACGGACGTGTACATCTCCCAGATGCCGGAGAGGTTCACAGTGGCCGACCTCGGGTGCTCCTCGGGCCCCAACGCGCTCTGCCTGGTGGAGGACATCATCGGGGGCGTCGGCAAGGTCTGCTGCCGGTCGTCGCAGCCGCCGCCCGAGTTCTCGGTGCTCCTCAACGACCTCCCCACCAACGACTTCAACACCATCTTCTTCAGCCTGCCGGAGTTCACCCACAGGCTCAAGTCCGCCGCCAAGTCCGACGAGTGGGGCCGGCCGATGGTGTTCCTGTCCGGCGTGCCCGGGTCCTTCTACGGGAGGCTGTTCCCGAGGACCAGCGTGCACTTCATCTGCTCCTGCTCCAGCCTGCACTGGCTCTCCCAGGTCCCGCCGGGCCTCTTCGACGAGGCCAAGGCACCGATCAACAAGGGCAAAATGTACATATCGAGCACGAGCCCGCCCGCCGTGTCCGTGGCCTACCGGAGGCAGTTCCAGAGGGACTTCAGCCTGTTCCTCAAGTCGCGCGCCGCCGAGGTCTTCCCCGGCGGGCGGATGGTGCTGGCCATGCTCGGCAGGCAGAGCGACGAGTGCGTGGACAGGAGGACGACCTTCCTGTGGGAGCTCCTCTCGGAGTCCTTCGCGGCGCTCGTGTCGCAGGGGCTGGTGGAGCAGGACAAGGTGGACGCGTACAACGTGCCGTTCTACGCGCCGTCGCTGCAGGAGATGGAGGTGGAGGTGCGGCTGGAGGGGTCCTTCAGCCTCGACTACGTGCAGACGTACGAGATCAACCTGAGCAGCAGCGGcgacgccaaggaggacggcaggACGGTGTCCATGGCGATCAGGGCCATCCAGGAGTCCATGCTCAGCCACCACTTCGGCCCGGACATCGTCGACGCGCTCTTCCACAAGTACACGCAGCTGGTCACCGAGTCCATGGAGAGGGAAGAGGTCAAGAGTGTCCAGATAGGGGTAGTCCTCACCAGGTTGTGA